DNA from Aliarcobacter butzleri:
CATATTCAAGAATGACAATAGTAACAACTGGTGATAAAAGAGTGATAGATCAAATTGTAAAACAATTAAATAAATTAATTCCTGTATTAAAAGTAAATGAACATAAAAATGTTATAGAAAAAGATACAGTTTTAATGAAGTTTTCAGTAGATAATAATCTATCAGATATTGATGTAATAGCAAGAGCTTATCATGGTGCTATTCAAAATGTAACAGATGAAGCTATTATTGTAAGTGCCACTGATTCAAGTGCTAGAATAATGAATTTTATAAAAGTTATGCAAAAGTTCAATCCGCTAGAAGTTGTAAGAAGCGGTATTGTAGCTATGGAAAGATAATATTCTCAAGGATAAAAAATGACTCTTAACGAAATTGCAAACTATATAGGAATTGATTGTAAAAGTAATAAAGAAATAGTTGGTTTAAATACATTAACAAATTCAAATGAAGATGAATTAACTTTTTTAGAAAATAAAAAATATTTATCTGATTTAAAAAACACAAAAGCAGCAGCAGTTCTAGTAACTGCTGAAAATGCTAAAGAAGTTCCAAGTTCTACTGTTGCAATAATTTGTGAAGAGCCATATTTAATGCTAGCAAAAATAAGTAAACTTTTTGCGCCAAAAATAGTTGAAATGGATGGTAAAAAGCCTATTATTGGAGAAAATACTACTATAATGTCAAATGTTTATGTAGGTTTTAATTCATCTATTGGAGCAAATTGTACTATTATGGCAGGTGCTTTTATTGGTGATAATGTAACTATTGGAAATAACACAATTATCTATCCAAATGTTACAGTTTATAGAGACTGTAAAGTTGGAAATGACTGTATCATTCATGCTGGAACTGTTATTGGAAGTGATGGTTTTGGTTTTGCAAATACAAAAGATGGTAAATACATAAAAATTTATCAAAATGGTAATGTTGAGATTGGTAATGATGTAGAAATAGGTGCAAATTGTACAATAGATAGAGCTGTTTTCAAATCTACAAAAATTGAAGATGGTGTTAGAATAGATAATTTAGTTCATATTGGGCATAATTGCAAAATTGGTAAAGGA
Protein-coding regions in this window:
- the ilvN gene encoding acetolactate synthase small subunit — translated: MNNFNHYYDSETTRQVISIVVLNEHNVLSRIVGLFSARGYNIDSLTVAPMADSPYSRMTIVTTGDKRVIDQIVKQLNKLIPVLKVNEHKNVIEKDTVLMKFSVDNNLSDIDVIARAYHGAIQNVTDEAIIVSATDSSARIMNFIKVMQKFNPLEVVRSGIVAMER
- the lpxD gene encoding UDP-3-O-(3-hydroxymyristoyl)glucosamine N-acyltransferase: MTLNEIANYIGIDCKSNKEIVGLNTLTNSNEDELTFLENKKYLSDLKNTKAAAVLVTAENAKEVPSSTVAIICEEPYLMLAKISKLFAPKIVEMDGKKPIIGENTTIMSNVYVGFNSSIGANCTIMAGAFIGDNVTIGNNTIIYPNVTVYRDCKVGNDCIIHAGTVIGSDGFGFANTKDGKYIKIYQNGNVEIGNDVEIGANCTIDRAVFKSTKIEDGVRIDNLVHIGHNCKIGKGSILVSQVGLSGSTTLHPYVVMGGQSATVGHIEIAAFTTIAARGGVTKTITEPKKQWAGFPLFEHRQWLKLQGKISNLLK